One genomic segment of Vespa velutina chromosome 10, iVesVel2.1, whole genome shotgun sequence includes these proteins:
- the LOC124952516 gene encoding uncharacterized protein LOC124952516 codes for MFTINDEVQRQEQVQANEESMTYPDERMVSFDYANISNRFDSNERRLTRMVSNSMNTVEIMPDYNLENVLGGGAIIAENPIQFAAALLMQYRIQGTLGPLNVIPGLFYNQHEQSYQSETYLDDRTNDNSVNGSSTAYGSEVSSFTDTEELERRDQATGQDDELQVLIYDPRISMILRKPLYRQDDEPSIY; via the exons atGTTTACTATAAACGACGAGGTACAACGACAAGAACAAGTACAAGCCAATGAAGAATCTATGACGTATCCAGACGAAAGGATGGTGTCGTTCGATTATGCGAATATTTCGAATAGATTTGATTCTAACGAGAGACGACTTACTAGAATGGTATCAAATTCAATGAACACCGTCGAGATCATGCCTGATTATAATTTGGAGAATGTCCTTGGAGGTGGTGCTATCATCGCCGAAAATCCGATACAATTTGCTGCAGCCTTGTTGATGCAATATCG AATACAAGGAACATTGGGGCCATTAAATGTTATACCTGGTCTGTTCTACAATCAACATGAACAATCTTATCAAAGTGAGACTTATCTCGATGATCGTACGAACGATAACAGCGTTAATGGATCAAGTACGGCTTACGG GAGCGAGGTCAGCAGTTTCACGGATACCGAAGAATTGGAGAGACGTGATCAGGCTACTGGACAGGACGATGAACTACAAGTCCTTATTTATGATCCTAGAATATCTATGATATTACGAAAGCCTCTGTATCGTCAGGATGACGAACCTTCGATATATTGA
- the LOC124952517 gene encoding ubiquitin-conjugating enzyme E2-17 kDa yields MALKRINKELQDLGRDPPAQCSAGPVGDDLFHWQATIMGPPDSPYQGGVFFLTIHFPTDYPFKPPKVAFTTRIYHPNINSNGSICLDILRSQWSPALTISKVLLSICSLLCDPNPDDPLVPEIARIYKTDREKYNELAREWTRKYAM; encoded by the exons ATGGCtttaaaacgaattaataaG GAACTTCAGGACCTTGGAAGAGATCCACCCGCGCAATGTTCTGCAGGCCCTGTTGGAGATGATC TATTCCACTGGCAGGCAACTATTATGGGACCA CCTGACAGTCCGTATCAAGGAGGCGTATTTTTCCTAACAATTCACTTTCCCACAGACTACCCATTTAAACCACCTAAG GTTGCTTTCACGACTAGAATCTATCATCCTAATATCAACAGTAACGGAAGTATTTGTTTGGATATATTAAGATCGCAATGGTCACCAGCACTTACTATATCAAAGG TGTTACTCTCAATATGTTCTTTGCTCTGCGATCCAAATCCAGACGATCCATTAGTACCAGAGATAGCAAGGATATACAAAACTGACAGGGAGAAATACAATGAATTGGCACGCGAATGGACGCGCAAGTATGCCATGTGA